A single genomic interval of Rhizobium leguminosarum bv. trifolii WSM1325 harbors:
- a CDS encoding MiaB-like tRNA modifying enzyme (KEGG: rec:RHECIAT_CH0004236 putative methylase protein (RNA modification enzyme), MiaB family~TIGRFAM: MiaB-like tRNA modifying enzyme; RNA modification enzyme, MiaB family~PFAM: Radical SAM domain protein; Protein of unknown function UPF0004~SMART: Elongator protein 3/MiaB/NifB), producing MSGIEVITFGCRLNTYESEVMKAQAEKAGLNNAILVNTCAVTGEAVRQARQAIRRARRDNPHARIIVTGCAAQTEKQTFAAMAEVDAVLGNEEKLTTASYRGLPDFGVSAEEKLRVNDIMSVKATAPQMVRHIDGHVRAFIQVQNGCDHRCTFCIIPYGRGNSRSVPMGAVVDQARKLVDGGYREIVLTGVDATSYGCDLPGAPTLGLLAKTLLKQIPDIRRLRLSSIDSIEADAHLMDLIADEPRFMPHLHLSLQHGDDMILKRMKRRHLRADALRFIEDARRLRPEMSFGADMIAGFPTETEEMFDNAVRLAEEANIAHLHVFPYSLRPGTPAARMPQLDRSLVKDRAAKLRAAGHRLHQSHLDRMIGTRQWLLVENNGLAHTENFTLVAAPGLRPGELVPVTITGHNGKHLDMQLTAAAAA from the coding sequence GTGAGCGGCATCGAGGTCATTACCTTCGGCTGCCGCCTCAACACATATGAATCCGAAGTGATGAAGGCGCAGGCTGAGAAGGCCGGGCTCAACAACGCCATCCTGGTCAACACCTGTGCCGTGACCGGCGAGGCCGTGCGCCAGGCCCGCCAGGCGATCCGCCGGGCACGGCGTGACAATCCGCATGCCCGCATCATCGTCACCGGCTGCGCCGCGCAGACGGAAAAGCAAACCTTCGCCGCGATGGCAGAGGTCGATGCCGTGCTCGGCAACGAGGAAAAGCTGACGACCGCTTCTTATCGCGGCCTGCCGGACTTCGGCGTTTCGGCCGAAGAGAAACTTCGCGTCAACGACATCATGAGCGTCAAGGCGACGGCGCCGCAGATGGTCAGGCACATCGACGGCCATGTGCGTGCCTTCATCCAGGTGCAGAATGGTTGCGACCATCGCTGCACCTTCTGCATCATTCCCTATGGCCGCGGCAATTCCCGCTCGGTGCCGATGGGAGCCGTCGTCGATCAAGCCCGCAAACTGGTCGACGGCGGTTATCGCGAGATCGTGCTGACCGGGGTCGATGCCACCAGCTATGGCTGCGATCTGCCCGGTGCCCCGACGCTCGGGCTTTTGGCCAAGACGCTGCTGAAACAGATCCCTGATATCCGCCGCCTGCGGCTTTCCTCGATCGACAGCATCGAAGCCGATGCCCATCTGATGGATCTCATCGCCGACGAGCCCCGTTTCATGCCGCATTTGCATCTGTCGCTGCAGCATGGCGACGACATGATCCTGAAACGCATGAAGCGCCGGCATTTACGCGCCGATGCGTTGCGTTTCATCGAGGATGCGCGCCGCCTCCGCCCCGAGATGAGCTTCGGCGCCGATATGATTGCCGGCTTTCCCACCGAAACCGAAGAGATGTTCGACAATGCCGTGCGATTGGCGGAAGAAGCCAATATCGCTCATCTGCATGTCTTCCCCTATAGTCTGCGTCCGGGCACGCCGGCCGCCCGCATGCCGCAGCTCGACCGGTCGCTGGTCAAGGATCGTGCCGCAAAGCTACGCGCCGCTGGACATAGGCTGCATCAATCCCATCTCGATCGGATGATCGGAACCCGGCAATGGCTGCTTGTTGAAAACAACGGCCTGGCGCATACGGAGAACTTCACGCTGGTCGCAGCCCCCGGCCTTCGTCCCGGCGAACTTGTGCCGGTCACGATCACCGGCCACAATGGCAAGCATCTCGACATGCAATTGACGGCCGCAGCAGCGGCCTGA
- a CDS encoding heme exporter protein CcmC (TIGRFAM: heme exporter protein CcmC~PFAM: cytochrome c assembly protein~KEGG: ret:RHE_CH03948 heme ABC transporter, permease protein (involved in cytochrome-c biogenesis)), with protein MSETSLAISKFSDLANPTRFLALAARAIPWLAGITALCFAVGLYLSFATEGDYQQGETVRIMYVHVPSAWLSMMCYTIMSVSAIGTLVWRHPLADVSAKAAAPLGAAFTLLALVTGSLWGKPMWGTWWVWDARLTSVFVLFLMYLGLIALGRAIDDPSKAARVSAVLILVGFVNIPIIKFSVEWWNTLHQSASVLRLDGPAIDPEFLRPLFVMAIAFTLLFFTLHIMAMRNEIWRRRIAAQRRLAARMASREE; from the coding sequence ATGAGCGAAACGAGCCTTGCCATTAGCAAATTCAGTGACCTCGCCAACCCGACGCGGTTTCTGGCGCTGGCGGCGCGCGCCATTCCGTGGCTGGCCGGCATCACCGCACTCTGTTTCGCGGTCGGCCTCTATCTAAGCTTCGCCACCGAAGGCGATTACCAGCAGGGCGAGACCGTGCGCATCATGTATGTTCATGTGCCCTCGGCCTGGCTTTCGATGATGTGTTATACGATCATGAGCGTCTCGGCGATCGGCACGCTGGTCTGGCGCCATCCGCTGGCCGATGTCTCCGCCAAAGCCGCAGCCCCGCTCGGCGCCGCCTTTACCCTGCTTGCACTCGTCACCGGTTCGCTCTGGGGCAAGCCGATGTGGGGCACCTGGTGGGTCTGGGATGCACGGCTGACCTCCGTCTTCGTTCTCTTCCTGATGTATCTCGGGCTGATTGCGCTCGGCCGCGCCATCGACGATCCGTCGAAGGCCGCGCGCGTCAGCGCCGTGCTCATCCTCGTCGGCTTCGTCAACATCCCGATCATCAAATTCTCGGTCGAGTGGTGGAACACGCTGCATCAGTCGGCAAGCGTGCTGCGCCTCGACGGCCCGGCGATCGATCCGGAATTCCTGCGGCCGCTCTTCGTCATGGCGATCGCCTTCACCCTGCTCTTCTTCACGCTGCACATCATGGCGATGAGGAACGAGATCTGGCGCCGCCGCATTGCCGCCCAGCGCCGTCTTGCTGCCCGCATGGCGAGCCGGGAGGAATAG
- a CDS encoding periplasmic protein thiol/disulphide oxidoreductase DsbE (TIGRFAM: periplasmic protein thiol/disulphide oxidoreductase DsbE~PFAM: Redoxin domain protein; alkyl hydroperoxide reductase/ Thiol specific antioxidant/ Mal allergen~KEGG: ret:RHE_CH03950 thiol disulfide interchange protein (involved in cytochrome-c biogenesis)) has protein sequence MNDTPENTAAKPRGLSRYALALLPLIVFGGIAATAAKMLYDQDFHGKNIAEIPSALIGTKAPALNLPPLDGANLPALTDAAIKGKLTLVNVFASWCLPCRDEHPVLKELAKDGRLNIVAINYKDQSANALRFLGELGNPFRAIGVDPNGKAAIDWGVYGIPESYLVGPDGTILYKRVGPFDDISLKEGLFPAMEKALGKPAS, from the coding sequence ATGAACGACACGCCGGAAAACACCGCCGCCAAGCCGCGCGGGCTGAGCCGTTACGCATTGGCGCTGCTGCCGCTCATCGTCTTCGGCGGCATCGCTGCCACGGCCGCAAAGATGCTCTACGACCAGGATTTCCATGGCAAGAACATCGCAGAAATTCCCTCCGCCCTGATCGGCACCAAGGCACCGGCGCTGAACCTGCCGCCTCTCGACGGCGCCAACCTGCCGGCGCTGACCGATGCGGCAATCAAGGGCAAACTGACCCTCGTCAACGTCTTCGCCTCATGGTGCCTCCCCTGCCGCGACGAACATCCGGTCTTGAAAGAACTGGCAAAGGACGGACGGCTGAATATCGTCGCCATCAATTACAAGGACCAGAGCGCCAACGCCCTGCGTTTCCTCGGCGAGCTCGGCAACCCTTTTCGGGCGATCGGCGTCGATCCGAACGGCAAGGCAGCGATCGACTGGGGTGTCTACGGCATTCCGGAAAGCTATCTGGTCGGGCCTGACGGCACGATCCTCTACAAGCGCGTCGGCCCCTTCGACGATATCAGCCTGAAGGAAGGGCTTTTTCCAGCGATGGAAAAGGCGCTCGGCAAGCCGGCTTCGTAG
- a CDS encoding heme exporter protein CcmB (TIGRFAM: heme exporter protein CcmB~PFAM: cytochrome c-type biogenesis protein CcmB~KEGG: rec:RHECIAT_CH0004229 heme ABC transporter, permease protein (involved in cytochrome c biogenesis)) — MTALFLRDLKLSIRAGGGALIGVLFFLTIVAVIPFGVGPDLKLLSRIGPAIVWIGALLAALLGLDRLFQAERDDGSLDLMLIQETPLVLTVLVKCLAHWTATSLPLVIASPLLGLFMNMDETAIGATMLTLLVGSPAITFIGAVGAAVAVALPRGGLLVSILVLPLTIPVLIFGVSATYAAVEDPAPFLPPFLILIALTLFFAVIGPAAAALALRNTAD, encoded by the coding sequence ATGACCGCCCTCTTTCTCCGCGACCTGAAGCTCTCGATTCGCGCTGGCGGCGGTGCGCTGATCGGCGTGCTGTTCTTCCTGACCATCGTCGCCGTCATTCCCTTCGGCGTTGGTCCCGATCTCAAGCTGCTGTCGCGTATCGGCCCCGCCATCGTCTGGATCGGCGCGCTGCTCGCCGCCCTTCTCGGCCTCGACCGCCTGTTCCAGGCCGAACGCGACGACGGATCGCTCGACCTGATGCTGATTCAGGAAACGCCCCTGGTCCTGACCGTGCTGGTCAAATGCCTTGCCCATTGGACCGCCACCAGCCTGCCGCTCGTTATCGCCTCGCCGTTGCTCGGCCTCTTCATGAACATGGACGAGACGGCGATCGGCGCGACCATGCTGACGCTGCTGGTCGGCTCGCCCGCCATCACCTTCATCGGCGCCGTGGGTGCTGCCGTTGCCGTGGCGCTGCCCCGCGGCGGCCTGCTGGTCTCGATCCTCGTGCTGCCGCTGACCATTCCGGTGCTGATCTTCGGCGTCAGCGCCACCTATGCCGCAGTCGAGGATCCCGCCCCCTTCCTGCCACCCTTCCTGATCCTCATTGCCCTGACGCTCTTCTTCGCGGTCATCGGCCCGGCAGCCGCCGCCCTGGCGCTACGAAACACAGCGGATTGA
- a CDS encoding conserved hypothetical protein (KEGG: ret:RHE_CH03956 hypothetical protein) has translation MLNADIESWALARAHHIVLNEGLNLAKAAQDLDRKRSRSLVYELRKVITAAIVEAHAASFDPDGAQR, from the coding sequence ATGTTAAATGCTGATATTGAGAGCTGGGCGCTGGCGCGGGCCCATCATATTGTCCTGAACGAAGGCCTGAATCTTGCAAAGGCGGCACAGGATCTGGATCGCAAGCGGTCCCGCTCGCTGGTCTACGAGCTGAGAAAAGTCATCACCGCAGCGATTGTTGAAGCCCATGCTGCATCCTTCGATCCCGACGGTGCACAGCGGTAA
- a CDS encoding intracellular septation protein A (TIGRFAM: intracellular septation protein A~PFAM: Intracellular septation protein A~KEGG: rec:RHECIAT_CH0004234 intracellular septation protein), producing the protein MSTESDITPSAADRHHPLLKLALELGPLMIFFFANLRGQWLVETFPALSELGGPLFVATGLFMAATIISLIVSKVVLGHLPIMPFVSGIVVVIFGSLSIWLQNETFIKMKPTIVNALFGVALLGGLAFGKSLLGYVFNAAFQLDAEGWRKLTIRWGIFFLFLAVLNEVVWRNFSDGTWVAFKVWGTMPITIIFTLAQMPLVLKHSINLETEGEK; encoded by the coding sequence ATGAGCACCGAAAGCGATATCACCCCGTCTGCTGCCGACCGGCATCATCCGCTGCTGAAACTGGCGCTGGAACTCGGGCCGCTGATGATCTTCTTCTTCGCCAATCTGCGTGGCCAGTGGCTGGTGGAGACGTTTCCCGCTCTTTCCGAATTGGGCGGACCGCTGTTCGTCGCGACCGGCCTCTTCATGGCGGCGACGATCATCTCGCTGATCGTTTCGAAGGTCGTGCTCGGCCATCTGCCGATCATGCCTTTTGTATCCGGCATCGTCGTCGTCATCTTCGGCTCGCTGTCGATCTGGCTGCAGAACGAAACCTTCATCAAGATGAAGCCGACCATCGTCAACGCGCTCTTCGGGGTGGCGCTGCTCGGCGGACTGGCTTTCGGCAAGTCACTGCTCGGCTACGTCTTCAACGCCGCCTTCCAGCTCGATGCCGAGGGCTGGCGCAAGCTCACCATTCGCTGGGGCATCTTCTTTCTCTTCCTTGCCGTGCTGAACGAAGTCGTCTGGCGCAACTTTTCCGACGGTACCTGGGTCGCCTTCAAGGTCTGGGGCACGATGCCGATCACCATCATCTTCACGCTGGCGCAGATGCCGCTGGTGCTGAAGCACAGCATCAACCTGGAAACGGAAGGCGAGAAGTGA
- a CDS encoding heme exporter protein CcmD (TIGRFAM: heme exporter protein CcmD~PFAM: Heme exporter protein D (CcmD)~KEGG: rec:RHECIAT_CH0004231 probable heme transporter protein (involved in cytochrome c biogenesis)) has product MTHAFYVYASYGFAALVTIAVTAWTWADGRARRRELAALEAAGIRRRSARPKDSVGDGE; this is encoded by the coding sequence GTGACGCATGCCTTCTACGTCTACGCTTCCTATGGCTTTGCAGCCCTGGTGACGATTGCCGTCACGGCCTGGACCTGGGCCGACGGCCGCGCCCGCCGCAGGGAACTTGCAGCCCTTGAGGCTGCCGGCATCCGCCGCCGTTCGGCGCGCCCCAAGGACAGCGTGGGGGATGGCGAATGA
- a CDS encoding heme exporter protein CcmA (KEGG: rec:RHECIAT_CH0004228 heme ABC transporter, ATP-binding protein (involved in cytochrome c biogenesis)~TIGRFAM: heme exporter protein CcmA~PFAM: ABC transporter related~SMART: AAA ATPase): MHLTAENLAARRGEDLIFVNISFHLAAGEALVLTGRNGSGKSTLLRVVAGLLRPEKGTVKFHDGESGADRHAGEVSHYLGHRNAMKNELTVAENLDFWRSFLGNTGSAAALSVEDAADAVGLSGITHLPFGYLSAGQQRRIAFAKLLVAHRPVWILDEPTAALDANADGLLADLITAYLARGGIVLAATHQPLGLRNSQELKMTGFAGVDHGVWG, from the coding sequence ATGCATCTCACCGCCGAAAATCTGGCTGCAAGGCGCGGTGAGGATCTCATTTTCGTTAACATTTCCTTTCACTTGGCAGCCGGCGAGGCGCTTGTCCTGACCGGTAGAAATGGATCGGGAAAGTCCACTTTGTTGCGTGTCGTGGCCGGCCTCCTCAGGCCGGAAAAAGGCACCGTCAAATTTCACGATGGAGAGAGCGGGGCAGACAGACATGCCGGCGAAGTAAGCCACTACCTCGGTCATAGAAATGCGATGAAGAACGAACTTACGGTTGCAGAAAACCTCGATTTCTGGCGCAGCTTTCTCGGCAATACAGGCTCCGCTGCCGCCCTTTCCGTCGAGGACGCCGCTGACGCCGTCGGCCTTTCCGGCATCACCCACCTTCCCTTCGGTTATCTCTCCGCCGGCCAGCAGCGCCGGATAGCCTTCGCCAAACTGCTCGTCGCCCACCGTCCCGTCTGGATCCTCGACGAGCCGACCGCGGCACTCGATGCCAACGCCGACGGGCTGCTTGCCGATTTGATCACGGCGTATCTGGCAAGGGGCGGCATCGTGCTGGCGGCAACGCATCAGCCGCTGGGGCTGAGGAATTCGCAGGAATTGAAGATGACGGGCTTTGCCGGTGTGGATCATGGGGTATGGGGTTGA
- a CDS encoding diaminopimelate epimerase (KEGG: rec:RHECIAT_CH0004237 diaminopimelate epimerase protein~TIGRFAM: diaminopimelate epimerase~PFAM: diaminopimelate epimerase), with protein MSATVEFARMNGLGNKILVVDMRGRPDKVTPAAAVALNADPQTEFDQIMAIHDPKAEGTDAFIDILNSDGSKAQACGNGTRCVVQALAAETGRKAFTFQTVAGILNAVEHEDGTISVDMGRPVFDWDRIPLAEEFHDTSRIELQIGPIDKPVLHSPSAMSMGNPHAIFWVDRDVMSYDLARFGPLLENHPMFPERANITLAQVTSPTSVTTRTWERGAGLTLACGSAACSAAVSAARTGRTGRKVTINVASAKPPATLSIEWRERDDHVIMTGPAEWEWSGRVDPSTGLWSREGTREAEAQ; from the coding sequence ATGAGCGCAACGGTCGAATTCGCGAGGATGAACGGGCTTGGCAACAAGATCCTGGTCGTCGACATGCGCGGCCGGCCGGACAAGGTGACGCCGGCGGCGGCGGTGGCGCTCAATGCCGATCCGCAGACTGAGTTCGATCAGATCATGGCGATCCATGATCCGAAGGCCGAAGGCACCGATGCCTTCATCGATATCCTGAATTCCGATGGCTCGAAGGCGCAGGCCTGCGGCAACGGCACGCGCTGCGTCGTGCAGGCGCTTGCCGCCGAGACCGGCAGGAAGGCCTTCACCTTCCAGACGGTTGCCGGCATCCTCAACGCCGTCGAGCACGAGGACGGGACGATCTCCGTCGATATGGGCCGGCCGGTCTTCGATTGGGACAGGATCCCGCTGGCGGAAGAATTCCACGACACCAGCCGCATCGAGTTGCAGATCGGTCCGATCGACAAGCCGGTGCTGCATTCGCCTTCGGCAATGTCGATGGGCAATCCGCATGCGATCTTCTGGGTGGACAGGGACGTGATGTCCTATGATCTCGCCCGCTTCGGACCGTTGCTCGAAAACCATCCGATGTTTCCCGAGCGCGCCAATATCACGCTGGCGCAAGTGACGTCGCCGACATCGGTGACGACGCGCACCTGGGAGCGCGGCGCGGGACTGACGCTTGCCTGCGGCTCGGCTGCCTGTTCTGCTGCCGTCAGTGCTGCGCGCACCGGCCGCACCGGCCGCAAGGTGACGATCAATGTGGCAAGCGCCAAGCCGCCGGCCACGCTTTCCATCGAATGGCGCGAGCGCGACGATCATGTCATCATGACCGGCCCGGCCGAATGGGAATGGTCGGGCAGGGTCGATCCTTCGACCGGTCTCTGGTCGCGCGAGGGTACCCGAGAGGCGGAGGCGCAGTGA
- a CDS encoding conserved hypothetical protein (KEGG: rec:RHECIAT_CH0004233 hypothetical protein), with amino-acid sequence MSAAEAEYRVRHQTFWFAACLAVLIIQIAAEYMMGRVPICACGYVKLWEGGVNTSGNSQHLSDWYTPSHIIHGFLFYGLAHLILRGKPLAARLLLALAIESGWELLENSPLIIDRYRTATIALDYYGDSILNSAMDTVFMCVGFFFARRAPVALTVAIAIFFEIFTGYVIRDNLTLNVVMLIWPVEAIKVWQSGL; translated from the coding sequence GTGAGCGCTGCAGAGGCCGAATACCGCGTAAGACACCAGACCTTTTGGTTCGCCGCCTGCCTTGCGGTTCTGATCATTCAGATTGCCGCCGAATATATGATGGGCCGCGTGCCGATCTGCGCCTGCGGTTATGTCAAGCTGTGGGAGGGCGGGGTCAATACCAGCGGCAATTCGCAGCATCTGTCGGATTGGTATACGCCCTCGCACATCATCCACGGCTTCCTGTTTTACGGGCTCGCGCATCTCATCCTGCGCGGCAAGCCGTTGGCGGCAAGGCTGCTGCTGGCGCTCGCCATCGAATCCGGCTGGGAGCTGCTCGAGAATTCGCCGCTCATCATCGACCGCTACCGCACGGCAACGATCGCGCTCGATTATTACGGCGACAGCATCCTGAATTCGGCGATGGACACCGTCTTCATGTGCGTCGGCTTCTTCTTCGCGCGGCGCGCGCCGGTGGCGCTCACGGTGGCGATCGCCATCTTCTTCGAGATTTTCACTGGCTACGTGATCCGCGACAACCTGACGCTCAACGTTGTCATGCTGATCTGGCCGGTGGAGGCGATCAAGGTCTGGCAGAGCGGGCTTTAA
- a CDS encoding signal recognition particle-docking protein FtsY (KEGG: ret:RHE_CH03953 cell division protein~TIGRFAM: signal recognition particle-docking protein FtsY~PFAM: GTP-binding signal recognition particle SRP54 G- domain; GTP-binding signal recognition particle SRP54 helical bundle~SMART: AAA ATPase), translating to MALSFIKKVFTFGKPAEEPVPAAVERELEPRSRDEDLPVADDPVLAEEMDTAGGPAADIDEGGVEAAVAEDDVESSILPAADQLNDMGVVPLSLLEAEAAAEAEAEAEIQAVAEPVAEIPASVPLEHLPHEAADPVETGALEQPADLEEIVEKLPEEVPAEPEEIPTEDDAGLDSPSQPISPPVGEMPGRAEGDSPAAEPEIGSPILPRGFATGPKVVEPEPVVLQPKLSWFQRLRNGLARTSSQLTGQITALFTKRKLDDETLQDLEDLLIQADLGVETAMRVTDTLASERYGKDVTGEDVSRIMASEIAKVLKPVAKPLQLDLSHKPHVILVVGVNGTGKTTTIGKLAAKLSGAGLKVMLAAGDTFRAAAIEQLKIWADRTNSEFIGTKLGADAAGLAYDAFEQAKAKKCDVLIVDTAGRLQNKAELMAELEKIVRVLGKLDPDAPHTVLQTLDATTGQNALSQVEIFRNVAGVNGLIMTKLDGTARGGILVAISAKHKLPVYFIGVGEGVEDLEPFEAEDFAHAIAGLGQ from the coding sequence ATGGCGCTCAGTTTCATCAAAAAGGTCTTCACCTTCGGCAAGCCGGCTGAAGAACCTGTGCCTGCGGCCGTGGAAAGGGAGCTGGAGCCGCGTTCGCGCGACGAAGATCTGCCGGTTGCCGACGATCCGGTGCTGGCCGAGGAAATGGATACGGCCGGCGGACCGGCTGCCGATATTGACGAGGGCGGGGTCGAAGCAGCGGTTGCTGAAGATGATGTCGAATCCTCAATCCTGCCCGCCGCCGACCAGCTGAACGACATGGGTGTCGTGCCGCTCTCATTGCTGGAAGCCGAGGCAGCAGCGGAGGCGGAGGCGGAAGCTGAAATCCAGGCGGTCGCCGAACCCGTTGCGGAAATACCCGCTTCTGTCCCTCTGGAACATCTCCCGCACGAGGCGGCAGATCCTGTGGAGACCGGAGCGCTCGAACAGCCGGCTGACCTCGAAGAGATCGTCGAAAAGCTTCCGGAAGAGGTTCCGGCTGAGCCGGAAGAGATTCCGACTGAGGATGATGCAGGGCTGGATTCGCCCTCCCAGCCAATCTCCCCACCTGTGGGGGAGATGCCCGGCAGGGCGGAGGGGGATAGCCCCGCGGCAGAACCGGAGATTGGCTCTCCCATCCTCCCCAGAGGCTTTGCCACCGGCCCGAAGGTCGTCGAGCCGGAGCCCGTTGTCCTGCAGCCAAAACTCAGCTGGTTCCAGCGCCTGCGCAATGGCCTTGCACGCACCTCTTCGCAGCTGACCGGCCAGATCACCGCGCTCTTCACCAAGCGCAAGCTCGATGACGAGACGCTGCAGGATCTCGAGGACCTGCTGATCCAGGCCGATCTTGGTGTCGAGACCGCCATGCGCGTCACCGACACGCTCGCCTCTGAGCGCTATGGCAAGGATGTCACCGGCGAGGATGTCAGCCGGATCATGGCGTCCGAAATCGCCAAGGTCCTGAAGCCGGTCGCCAAGCCGCTGCAGCTCGACCTCTCGCACAAGCCGCATGTCATTCTCGTCGTCGGCGTCAACGGCACGGGCAAGACCACGACGATCGGCAAGCTTGCGGCAAAGCTTTCCGGCGCCGGGCTGAAGGTGATGCTGGCCGCCGGCGATACGTTCCGTGCGGCGGCGATCGAGCAGCTGAAAATCTGGGCCGACCGGACGAATTCCGAATTCATCGGCACCAAACTCGGCGCCGATGCCGCCGGCCTTGCCTATGATGCCTTCGAACAGGCGAAGGCGAAAAAATGCGACGTGCTGATCGTCGATACCGCCGGCCGCCTGCAGAACAAGGCAGAGCTGATGGCCGAGCTCGAGAAGATCGTGCGCGTGCTCGGCAAACTCGATCCCGATGCGCCGCATACTGTGCTGCAGACGCTCGATGCCACGACCGGGCAGAACGCGCTCAGCCAGGTCGAGATCTTCCGCAACGTCGCCGGCGTCAACGGGTTGATCATGACCAAGCTCGACGGCACGGCGCGCGGCGGCATTCTTGTTGCCATCTCTGCCAAGCACAAGCTGCCGGTCTATTTCATCGGCGTCGGCGAGGGCGTCGAGGATCTGGAGCCGTTCGAGGCCGAGGATTTTGCCCACGCCATTGCCGGACTTGGGCAATGA